One window of the Chitinophaga niabensis genome contains the following:
- a CDS encoding NIPSNAP family protein, which produces MKNSTLSFLLLLLCSLSVFAGEKPPAREYYQIRIYHLKTDAQVQVVENYLSQAFLPALHRAGIKQVGVFKPITQDTADLRIYVLIPFKTLTRFEELPALLEKDAAHASAGKDYLDAAYNNKPYARIEDILLKAFKDMPVLTPSTVTGPKSERVYELRSYESPTEKYAVNKIKMFNEGNEFGIFRKLNFNTVFCGEVLAGSKMPNLMYMTTFKDKADRDAHWKAFSADPDWKTLSAIESYKNNVSKNEQFFLRPTEYSDL; this is translated from the coding sequence ATGAAAAATTCCACCTTATCTTTTCTGCTGTTGCTCCTTTGCAGTTTATCCGTATTTGCAGGAGAAAAGCCGCCGGCAAGGGAGTATTATCAGATCAGGATCTACCATCTCAAAACAGATGCACAGGTACAAGTGGTAGAAAACTACCTCAGCCAGGCTTTCCTGCCTGCATTGCACCGCGCAGGTATTAAACAGGTAGGTGTGTTTAAACCCATTACACAGGACACGGCCGATCTGCGGATCTATGTACTGATACCCTTTAAAACGCTGACCCGGTTTGAGGAGTTGCCAGCCCTGCTGGAAAAAGACGCTGCCCATGCCAGTGCCGGAAAGGATTACCTGGATGCAGCCTATAACAATAAGCCTTATGCACGTATAGAAGACATCCTGCTGAAGGCGTTTAAAGATATGCCGGTACTGACTCCCTCAACAGTAACAGGCCCTAAAAGCGAACGTGTATATGAATTGCGCAGCTATGAAAGCCCTACGGAGAAATATGCGGTGAATAAAATAAAAATGTTCAATGAAGGAAACGAGTTCGGCATTTTCCGTAAGCTCAACTTCAACACCGTATTTTGCGGGGAAGTACTGGCAGGCAGCAAAATGCCCAATCTCATGTACATGACCACCTTTAAAGATAAGGCAGACAGGGATGCCCATTGGAAAGCGTTTTCAGCTGACCCCGATTGGAAAACCCTCTCCGCCATTGAATCCTATAAGAATAACGTATCTAAGAACGAACAATTCTTTCTGCGTCCAACGGAGTATTCTGACCTGTAA
- the yiaA gene encoding inner membrane protein YiaA — protein MKQKPSIAFVAASWVALFTGMLGFIIGLWNATMQLNEKGYYFTILMYGLFAAVSVQKCVRDRLEGIPVTDIYYGISWTSMLLTLILLVVGLWNATLLPSEKGFYAFAFLLSVFGAIAVQKNTRDAQAAGKEPENIKEEK, from the coding sequence ATGAAACAAAAACCGTCTATTGCGTTTGTTGCAGCTTCCTGGGTTGCTTTATTTACAGGCATGCTGGGCTTTATTATCGGGTTATGGAATGCCACTATGCAGTTGAATGAAAAAGGGTATTACTTCACCATCCTGATGTATGGCCTCTTTGCAGCTGTTTCAGTACAGAAATGTGTGCGGGACAGGCTGGAAGGGATCCCCGTAACAGATATCTATTATGGTATCAGCTGGACCTCTATGTTACTGACGCTGATCCTGCTGGTCGTAGGTTTATGGAACGCTACCCTGCTGCCCAGTGAAAAAGGATTTTATGCATTTGCCTTCCTGCTGAGCGTTTTTGGTGCCATTGCCGTACAAAAGAATACCCGCGATGCGCAGGCTGCCGGAAAAGAACCCGAAAACATCAAAGAAGAAAAATAA
- a CDS encoding sigma-70 family RNA polymerase sigma factor has translation MQQDPQREDMDPLDTAQIFHKYYVALVGYACKFVELQTAEDLVQDVFIQTYDKIPENARSYLFRSVHNKCQDYFKHQEVHRRYVNEARILQDELTYFHPDTGNKSLLEEESNVWNAIEQLPPKCREIVKLRYQEGLKTIEISDAMGISSRTVETQLYKGIKQLRSMIKKLNYLLSILF, from the coding sequence ATGCAGCAGGACCCGCAGCGTGAAGACATGGACCCCCTGGACACAGCGCAGATATTTCATAAATATTATGTAGCGCTGGTAGGGTATGCCTGTAAGTTTGTAGAGCTGCAAACCGCAGAAGACCTTGTGCAGGATGTATTTATCCAAACGTATGATAAGATACCGGAGAACGCCCGCAGCTACCTGTTCCGTAGTGTCCATAATAAATGCCAGGACTATTTCAAACACCAGGAAGTTCACCGCAGATATGTGAATGAGGCCAGGATACTCCAGGACGAGTTAACGTACTTCCACCCTGATACCGGCAATAAAAGCCTGTTGGAAGAAGAAAGTAATGTTTGGAATGCCATAGAACAATTACCCCCTAAATGCCGGGAAATCGTTAAACTCCGCTACCAGGAAGGGCTCAAGACAATTGAAATCTCCGATGCCATGGGAATCTCCTCCCGTACTGTGGAAACACAGTTATATAAAGGTATCAAGCAACTCCGCAGTATGATCAAAAAGCTCAATTACCTGCTTAGTATCCTGTTTTAA
- a CDS encoding FecR domain-containing protein, translating to MMQEIDYNLLVNVIDGNATPEEMTLVETWLSASEENRELYFRVKDILDQQKADTLNIDPAAAWEDVTRQLKERTRVKRMKWLKYAAMVAVLILAGGLITYFNSGRPATPEMQLVQTTTLQSKILPDGTKVWLKAGGTLSYRSSFGKGDRDIWVTGTAFFDVAKEETPFNIHAANMEIAVLGTSFTIHEKAIIVNSGKVKTTAQGQEMLVLPNERVQITTAGLQKDKVNAQIYGAWKDGDYQFDNTTIDELKDMINSNYGLEVTVITPSAFEGSAISGYMKIADEASLVKILSAMLNASIIRKGDILTIQPK from the coding sequence ATGATGCAAGAAATAGATTATAACCTCCTGGTAAATGTAATTGATGGCAATGCCACACCGGAAGAAATGACCCTGGTTGAAACCTGGTTATCAGCTTCCGAAGAAAACAGGGAACTCTATTTCAGGGTCAAGGACATCCTTGATCAGCAAAAGGCAGATACATTGAATATTGATCCTGCAGCCGCTTGGGAAGATGTAACACGCCAACTGAAAGAGCGCACCAGGGTAAAACGGATGAAATGGCTCAAATACGCAGCCATGGTTGCCGTATTGATCCTGGCTGGTGGGCTTATCACTTATTTTAATTCCGGCCGCCCTGCTACGCCTGAAATGCAGCTGGTGCAAACAACTACCCTGCAATCAAAGATTTTGCCTGATGGTACCAAAGTATGGCTGAAAGCCGGGGGAACTTTATCTTATCGTTCCTCTTTCGGTAAAGGAGACAGGGATATCTGGGTAACAGGTACTGCATTCTTTGATGTGGCAAAAGAAGAAACGCCTTTTAATATACATGCCGCCAATATGGAAATTGCCGTACTCGGTACTTCCTTTACCATACATGAAAAAGCCATTATCGTAAACAGCGGTAAAGTGAAAACAACCGCGCAAGGCCAGGAAATGCTGGTGCTGCCTAATGAAAGGGTACAGATAACTACAGCCGGTTTACAGAAAGATAAAGTGAACGCACAAATATATGGCGCCTGGAAAGATGGAGACTATCAGTTTGACAATACAACCATTGATGAGTTAAAAGACATGATTAATAGCAATTATGGACTAGAAGTAACCGTGATAACTCCTTCCGCATTTGAAGGAAGCGCTATCAGCGGATATATGAAGATCGCAGATGAAGCCTCTTTAGTAAAGATACTGTCAGCTATGTTAAATGCCAGTATTATAAGGAAGGGAGATATATTAACTATTCAACCAAAGTAA
- a CDS encoding SusC/RagA family TonB-linked outer membrane protein, which translates to MKFGSLRLCLRVAGLCLFMQVAIADLQAQQSFASTVPGVFQDTRKTGRMIPLKSVLETVYRKYKLRIVHNEKYTKDVLLPEQVLQEDNEKVIASIQVALKPYHLVVNKISDQQYIIAPDTEKKPTVEVIKNELVKMKVSGTVRDKIGGIIIGVSIRVPGTQTGTTTNAEGFYSIDVEPTDTLEFSFIGYESQRISVRNRMDLNVILEPKEGGLNEVVVVGFGIQKKVSLVGAQSTIRPSELKLPARSLTNALGGRLAGIVSVQKSGEPGYDGADIYIRGISTYSSSPQGPLVIVDGVPGRSITDIDPEDIETFTILKDASATAVYGTRGANGVIIVNTKAGKIGKPNINVELNQAITRFTQLPKFVNAPEFMRMYNEGLQMRGRTPLYTEERIKKHETGEDPDLYPNVNWFDVLFNKWATNRKALLNVRGGSEFATYYIGAGYYSETGMLKRDKIQSYNSSIKLDRFNFTTNVDVNVTKTTKIELGVNGFIINSNYPGIGTNTLFNLAAQVPPHMIPPRYSNGLWPKIPNGGFYSPYRDMTQSGYATEYRNTVRSNIRLKQNLDFLVKGLSFTTMFAFDSYSWNNLNRKRNVQTYFAEGRSPDSSLKMMLVEPGSNVLGYEGSRGGNRNFYTETALNYANNFGKHEVSALALFNQSDYINGDATDLVASIPFRIRGFSGRVTYGYSNRYFIEGNFGYNGAENFTPKKRFGFFPSFGAGWVASNEAFFEPFKNTISYLKFRYTYGLTGNSNTGNRFLFLTRINTAGGFTFGIPGSQVSYNGYEEGLAGSDVSWETGKRQNLGIEIKVLRNRLSLIVDLFKEHRTGILTRQLDVPYSSGYTAANLPYGNVGITSNKGIDLTLEYNHEFNKDYRINFRGNFNVNKNLAIADGLPPWQYPWLNRTGHPISQRFGYVALGLFADSAEILRSPRQAGDIRPGDIKYQDLNGDGQINSFDTKAIGYGEVPRILYGLNLSAGVKRFDLFMFWQGAALVDFMYASGHSTNPFYEGPTIGNLYTQALDRWTPDNPNPRPFYPRMSTRQDITTNYYESTWWIKRADYIRLKEVMIGYNFGVKSLQRFGVKNLRAYLQATNLVTFSPWKIWDPELTEGRGYRYPQLSAFNFGIRVNFL; encoded by the coding sequence ATGAAATTTGGATCTCTAAGGCTATGCCTGAGAGTGGCCGGCCTGTGCCTATTCATGCAGGTAGCCATTGCCGATCTGCAGGCCCAGCAATCATTTGCCAGTACAGTGCCTGGGGTGTTCCAGGACACCCGCAAAACAGGGCGGATGATCCCGCTAAAGAGCGTACTGGAAACAGTATATCGCAAATACAAACTGAGGATCGTACACAATGAGAAATACACTAAAGATGTGTTATTACCCGAGCAGGTATTGCAGGAGGATAATGAAAAGGTCATTGCATCTATCCAGGTTGCCCTCAAACCTTATCACCTCGTTGTGAACAAGATCAGTGATCAGCAATATATCATAGCACCGGATACCGAAAAAAAACCAACAGTAGAAGTAATAAAGAATGAATTGGTTAAAATGAAGGTATCTGGTACCGTCAGGGATAAGATAGGCGGTATCATTATCGGCGTGAGTATCAGGGTACCCGGCACCCAGACGGGAACTACCACTAACGCGGAGGGCTTCTACAGTATTGATGTAGAGCCCACAGATACGCTTGAGTTTTCATTTATTGGTTATGAATCCCAGCGTATCAGTGTGCGGAACCGGATGGACCTGAATGTAATACTGGAACCTAAAGAAGGTGGTTTGAATGAAGTAGTGGTAGTAGGTTTTGGTATACAAAAGAAAGTAAGCCTGGTAGGTGCACAGTCCACCATCAGGCCTTCTGAACTGAAATTACCTGCCCGTAGTTTAACTAACGCACTCGGAGGCCGCCTTGCCGGAATAGTTTCCGTACAGAAAAGCGGTGAGCCCGGATATGACGGAGCAGATATTTATATCCGCGGTATTTCCACTTACAGTTCCAGTCCGCAAGGCCCCCTGGTTATTGTGGATGGCGTTCCCGGCCGTAGTATCACAGATATCGATCCGGAGGATATTGAAACATTCACCATCCTCAAAGATGCTTCTGCTACTGCCGTATATGGTACCCGTGGTGCTAACGGTGTAATTATCGTTAATACAAAAGCAGGTAAGATAGGCAAGCCCAATATCAATGTTGAACTGAACCAGGCCATCACCCGTTTCACACAATTACCTAAGTTTGTGAACGCTCCTGAATTTATGCGCATGTACAATGAAGGCCTGCAGATGCGGGGCCGCACACCATTGTATACAGAAGAAAGGATCAAGAAACATGAAACAGGAGAAGATCCCGATCTGTATCCCAACGTGAACTGGTTTGATGTACTGTTCAACAAATGGGCCACTAACAGAAAAGCATTATTGAACGTAAGAGGCGGATCTGAATTTGCCACTTATTACATTGGTGCAGGTTACTACTCTGAAACAGGCATGCTGAAAAGAGATAAGATCCAGTCCTATAATTCTTCCATCAAACTGGACCGTTTTAATTTCACCACAAACGTAGATGTCAATGTAACTAAAACTACTAAAATCGAATTAGGTGTAAACGGGTTTATCATCAATAGTAACTATCCCGGTATCGGCACCAATACCCTCTTCAACCTTGCCGCACAGGTACCGCCACATATGATCCCTCCCCGGTATTCAAATGGCTTATGGCCGAAGATACCTAACGGTGGTTTCTACAGTCCATATCGTGATATGACGCAAAGCGGTTATGCAACAGAGTACCGTAACACCGTTCGTTCCAATATCCGTTTAAAACAGAACCTGGATTTCCTGGTGAAAGGGCTCAGCTTCACTACCATGTTTGCCTTCGATAGCTATAGCTGGAATAACCTGAACAGGAAAAGAAATGTACAGACCTATTTCGCAGAAGGCAGGAGCCCGGATTCTTCCCTCAAAATGATGCTCGTGGAACCAGGTTCCAACGTGTTGGGATATGAAGGTTCAAGAGGTGGTAACAGGAATTTCTATACAGAAACAGCACTTAATTATGCCAATAATTTTGGTAAACATGAAGTATCCGCATTAGCATTGTTCAACCAGTCTGATTATATCAACGGGGATGCTACTGACCTGGTAGCATCTATCCCTTTCCGGATCAGGGGTTTTAGCGGAAGGGTTACCTATGGTTATAGCAACCGTTACTTTATAGAAGGAAACTTCGGGTATAATGGTGCGGAGAACTTTACGCCTAAAAAACGTTTCGGTTTCTTCCCCTCTTTCGGTGCAGGCTGGGTAGCGTCTAACGAAGCATTTTTCGAACCATTTAAAAACACCATCTCTTACCTGAAATTCCGTTACACATATGGATTAACAGGTAACAGTAACACCGGTAACCGTTTCCTGTTCCTGACAAGGATCAACACAGCAGGTGGATTTACATTCGGCATACCTGGCAGCCAGGTATCTTATAATGGATATGAAGAAGGGCTGGCAGGATCTGATGTAAGCTGGGAAACAGGCAAACGTCAGAACCTGGGTATTGAAATAAAAGTATTGCGGAACAGGTTATCACTCATTGTTGACCTGTTTAAAGAACACCGCACCGGCATCCTTACCCGCCAGCTGGATGTGCCATATTCTTCCGGTTATACTGCAGCTAACCTGCCTTACGGTAACGTAGGTATTACTTCCAATAAAGGAATAGATCTTACACTCGAATATAATCATGAATTCAACAAAGATTACCGGATCAATTTCCGTGGTAATTTCAACGTCAACAAAAACCTGGCGATAGCAGACGGGTTGCCACCATGGCAGTATCCCTGGCTGAACCGTACAGGGCATCCCATCAGTCAGCGTTTCGGATATGTGGCACTCGGGCTGTTTGCTGATTCGGCAGAGATCCTGCGGTCCCCCAGACAGGCAGGAGATATTCGCCCGGGAGATATCAAATACCAGGACCTCAACGGCGATGGCCAGATCAACAGCTTTGATACAAAAGCGATCGGCTATGGAGAAGTACCACGTATCTTATATGGTCTCAACCTGAGTGCTGGCGTTAAACGTTTTGACCTCTTCATGTTCTGGCAGGGTGCCGCACTCGTAGATTTCATGTATGCTTCCGGGCATAGCACCAACCCATTCTATGAAGGCCCCACCATTGGTAACCTGTACACGCAGGCGCTTGACAGATGGACACCGGATAATCCAAATCCCCGTCCATTCTACCCGCGCATGTCTACCCGCCAGGATATTACCACCAACTATTATGAAAGCACCTGGTGGATAAAGAGAGCTGATTATATCCGTCTCAAGGAAGTGATGATCGGATACAACTTCGGCGTAAAAAGTCTGCAACGTTTCGGCGTGAAGAACTTAAGGGCATACCTGCAGGCCACTAACCTGGTCACTTTCTCTCCATGGAAAATATGGGACCCTGAATTAACGGAAGGCAGAGGTTACCGCTATCCGCAGCTCTCCGCTTTCAATTTTGGAATTCGTGTAAACTTCCTTTAA